The DNA sequence CTTCATAATATTACTAGTCTTGTTCTTCTTCCGATTCCGGTTCTTTCTCTTCTATTTCCTCTTCTGGGTTCAATAAATTTGTGTTTCCAGTTGCACCTAGTAGTTCTCCCGACCCGAGCTGGGCTTTTtccttattcttctttttttttttctctttgagtCCGTTCTTTTTCccttctgtgtctgtgtctgcttTCCTTGTAATTTCTTCCAATAATCTTTTTGCCTTATCAATTGTGTTGAttttctgatttttctctttccagtaGACCCGCAGGCCTTCCGTTATGTCCCATTTATATCTTATATATTTTTCCTGCAAAATTTTTGTCAAGAAATAATATTCCCTACGTCTACGGAGTATCTGTGAGGGAATGTCTCGGTATATTTTAATTTCAGATTCttctatttttaacattttcccaAAGCTTTCATTCACTACCTTATCCCTTATCAATATGCTCCCATCAACATCACTCAATATTGCACTATATTGCTATTATCCTGCGATTATCTCATGAATAAAGAAACATTCTAGCATCACCTTTTATTCACGGGAAAATCTCATGAATAAAAAGCGgcactagaatgcctctttattcacgggataattgcATGATAATCACGATGTTGCACAACGTCGTGTGATAACCTTGTGCGATATTGACGGAAGCATACCGCTATGCTCtcatcttttttgccagtctgataaagTCCAATGTCTGGCATTTCCTAAAGTCACTGCAGCATCCAAGTAAAAAGttgaggagaagagaaaaaaagaaaaatggtagaGCAAATTAATTCTCTTGCAGAAAAACAAATTCAAAGATGTGCAGCTGAAGTAATGAAGCACACACAGAAGAAATGGTGATGTATGTGCAGATGTTGCCCTCACATAAGGATTTTTATGAAATAGCATGCTTTGGCATTTCAGAAATTACGGGAAGGAATTTTAAATGCCTTACAGGAAAATTTAACACACTAGGATAATGCATTCATTTCAAAGTTTTGGGTTCAAGCTCTGCTGCAATCAGTCCATCCCTGCTATATGGCCTGCTTCCCTGGCCCCACTGGCTCTCAGAATGATGTGCAGAAGCACTCCAATGGTACTAAAATACCTGTCATCCTGAATGGAGCTGCCATCATTTCAATCTCCAGTTGCTCTTGTTTCTGACGCACAGCGTGGACGGGTTCTTCAAAACTGACGGTCACAACTGGTTTCAACCCAGTGTAGTGACCTGTCCGAACAGCCATTCGTGCCTTCTGGAAAGGGAACGCAGTATAATATTTTACTGGGTGGTTACTTGAGAGAAGGGGTAGACGAAAGTGCGGCCCATGGGCCCCATACAGTTCCCCAAGGCTGTTTTATGGCCCTCagggacaaaacaaaaacaccttgcGTTGCTCCAGAATGTCCTCTATGTGTGTGGAGagcattttcaccacattttgaGTCCCCCggagcttacaacagttaaaaaaaacattcccCCAAATGTTCTCTATGGGGAGTGGGGAGAATTTCTTCAATTTTGCCCCCCCCCACAGACTAATATAGGTCCTTGGGGCACCAAATGCAACTCCTGTTGCCCCCAATGGCCCCagttttttgccccccccccaaaaggaccAAAGCTTCTGGAAAATACATGTGGTTTACCCTGAAAGCTCCCCATATATACCCTCCAAAGTGTGAACAAAGCTCCCCTTCCACCCCCGAAAGCCAAAAATGAGTCAATTTAGAAACAAGTACTGAGGCGCACCAGTATGGCCCATTGGGAGAGTGTAGGGGCAAGAAATGGCCACAGATACATACTGCAGTCCCCTGTCCACCCCCCCAAGCATACAGTATAGTATTCTGAGGAATATGGCTAGTCAGCAGGTAGGCTTCTTTAATTAAAGCTTTCATATAAACGAGTAGAAGCAGCTTGCCCTTACCAATGATCTGCAGGTCATGTATATTTTCAAGTAGTATGGAAATCCATAGTATTTCTGCAAAAAAGGAGAGTTATTTCAGCAGCAATTTCCACTCAGATAAAACAACATTGAGCATCGTTTTTCTGTAGACCAAGTtgtgacgtcgaaggctttcatggccggcatccattgttttttgtgggtttttcgggctgtgtgcccatgttctagaagagtttattcctgacgtttcgccagaatAACCTTAGTACTTGTCATGAAGCATCCTTTTATATTGGAGAATAACCTGAGATGCAGAGAATAAAAATCACTGGCCTAAAGCACCTGgcattccctggtggtctccctttCAAGTACTAAGCATACATGAGCCATATAATTGTGATTTTTCTCTTATCCCTTCCTATGTTTCAACAGAATAGGAAAAAATGCAGTCAAACACCTTGGTTTAAGCAAAATATTTCTTGGTTTGAGATGTACTCTGTTTAGTGTAGCATAAAATTCTGTCAAAATAGTGTATTATGTGAAGGATCGGACACAATATACTTCAGAGGAGGAACTGTAGGGCAACATGGGTTGGAAAATAATTTGGGATCGTGTCTTGCTTGTttgcagcaacaagaacaaaaagcTGGAGCTGAACCTCCCACTTCCCTCCATGGCTTTATGGCTTATggtgcagtgtggcaacagctccAGAGGAAGTACTATGGGACCCTAACAACTCTTCTGCACATAGCAGCACAAGACAGCCTTCTCCTCTCCCAAACCCAGCTGCCATACTCACTGCATTTCTGTCGTCGGGGTCTATAGCTGAATCCACCAGTTCCTTGAAGACCTCCTCTACGTTCTTAATTTCATGCTGCTGCAT is a window from the Sceloporus undulatus isolate JIND9_A2432 ecotype Alabama unplaced genomic scaffold, SceUnd_v1.1 scaffold_1064, whole genome shotgun sequence genome containing:
- the LOC121917842 gene encoding cation channel sperm-associated protein subunit gamma-like; its protein translation is MRGFLLAKLLLILLHTKCALLQADCTWRAAVNRYGKVGAGRDIFMQQHEIKNVEEVFKELVDSAIDPDDRNAKYYGFPYYLKIYMTCRSLKARMAVRTGHYTGLKPVVTVSFEEPVHAVRQKQEQLEIEMMAAPFRMT